Genomic DNA from Deltaproteobacteria bacterium:
ACTTCCCCTTCTTTAATCAGGGGAGAAAAAACCTTCGGACCAAAGCGAACATGGGTGGAAACGCTTCCCCCCCTCTGGGCCATACCGTGAACTTCACTCTTCTTCACGTCGAAACCCGCATCCATAAAAACATCCGCCAAAATCTCGGAAGCAAGGATAATGCCCTGCCCCCCTACCCCGACCATCAAGATGTTGGTAACTTTATTCTCCATTGCTTTCCTTTATCGCTCCCCATTTGCAGATCTGTTCGCAGAGCGTGCAGCCATTACACAAGAAGCGGTCGATAAAAGCCCTGCCTTTTCTTTTCTTTCCCTTGGCATTCATTCCTTCTTCTTTGACCCACTCGATGGCCGGACACCCCAATCGTAAACACGCCCGGCATCCTGTGCATGATTCGAAGCTGACGAAAAAAGCTTTCCCCGTGACCGCTCTCTCCCTCCGGGAAAGGACGCAAGGGGCCCGCGCAATAATTACCGAAGGCTCCGGGCGCTGAATCTCTCGTTTGATCACGCGCTCAGTAGCGGCCAATTGGTAAGGGTTGACGACTTTCACGTGTTTCACCCCCAGGGCTTTCGCCAGCTTGACCAGGTCCACCTGAAAAGTTTCTTCCCCCTGCAGGGTAAATCCTGTTCCTGGATGGTCCTGCCTTCCGGTCATGGCTGTGGTGCGGTTATCCAGGATGATGAGCGTCACCGCCCCCTTGTTGTAAACAACGTTCAAAAGCCCGGTAATCCCCGAGTGAAGAAACGTGGAATCTCCAATGACTGCCACTACCTTCCCCAGGGCTTCTTCTCCCAGGGCTTTGTCCAGACCCATGGCATGTCCGATGGAGGCGCCCATGCAGACGCAGGTATCGATGGCGCTGAGGGGCGGAAGAAAGCCCAAGGTATAGCACCCTATGTCCCCGGTGACGAATAACTTCAATTTGCTCAGGATAGAGAATATTCCCCGGTGGGGACATCCGGGACACAAGATGGGAGGTCGGGCCGGTAGAGTTTTGGAAATCTCTTCCACCGGGGGTGGAGCAAAACCCTTTAACCCTTTGGCAACTAAGGCAGGGGTTAGCTCCCCGCAAAGCGGGAAGGCAGCCTTGCCGGTGGCTTCAATCCCCATCGCCCGTACCTGTTCTTCGATAAATGGGTCCAGTTCCTCTACCACGAAGAGTTTTTCCAGCCGGGAGGCGAATGATCGAATGAGTTCCTTGGGTAGCGGAAACACCATGCCCAACTTCAAAAAAGAAGCTTCCGGCAGGGCTTCTTTAGCGTATTGGTAAGAGATGCCGCTGGTGATGATCCCGATTTTGTTGTCCCCCCATTCGATCCGGTTTCCGGTAAAGGTTTCCGCAAAAAGGGAAAGATCTTCCAGGCGTTTTTCAACCAGGGGGTGACGCTTACGGGCGTTGGCCGGGAGCATAACAAATTTCATCGGGTCTTTGCTAAGCTTGGGCGGGGCCATTGGCTCCGAAGGTTCTTTGGTAAGGACAATGGACTTGGAATGCGACACCCGGGTGGTAGTGCGCAACATTACGGGGGTATCGAATTTCTCGCTCAATGAAAAGGCCAATTCCGTAAAGTCCTTGGCCTCCTGGCTATCGCTGGGTTCCAGCATGGGAACCTTGGCAAATTTGGCATAGTTCCGGTTGTCCTGCTCATTCTGAGAGCTGTGCATTTCCGGGTCGTCAGCCGTGACTAAAACCAGCCCCCCGCGCAACCCCGTATAGGATAGAGTGAATAGGGGATCTGCCGCCACATTGACACCCACATGTTTCATAACGACTAAGGCCCGAACTCCCCCAAATGCTGCCCCCATCCCTGTTTCCAAGGCCACTTTTTCATTCGGAGACCATTCAACATGCATTCCTTTATGGGTGTTCAAGGTTTCCAAGATCTCGGTGCTGGGGGTGCCTGGATATGCGGCAGCTACTTTCACGCCGCTCTCGTACGCCCCGCGGGCAATGGCTTCATTTCCAGATAATACGACGCGTTTTTCGGTCATTCCTTTACCCCTTGAGTTCACTGACTTTTCGTTGGATGAATTCCGCCATCCGGGAGTTCGGGTTCCTGGTCAAGGCCTTCTGGTATACCTCCAAAGCTTTCTGTTTTTGGTTTAACGCTTCGTAACAGCGGGCAGCGCCAAGTAGTCCTTCTCCCTGGAAGGGACTGCGATCTTCTTCCATGTTCTTTTGATAATTTTCCAGAGCCTTGGCAAAATCCCCCTTGGATTCATAACAATGCGCCAGCCCATCAAGAGCCATGACTCGGAAGGGTCCTTCCAGACAGCGGGAATATGCCGCTATGGCTTGATCGT
This window encodes:
- the iorA gene encoding indolepyruvate ferredoxin oxidoreductase subunit alpha: MTEKRVVLSGNEAIARGAYESGVKVAAAYPGTPSTEILETLNTHKGMHVEWSPNEKVALETGMGAAFGGVRALVVMKHVGVNVAADPLFTLSYTGLRGGLVLVTADDPEMHSSQNEQDNRNYAKFAKVPMLEPSDSQEAKDFTELAFSLSEKFDTPVMLRTTTRVSHSKSIVLTKEPSEPMAPPKLSKDPMKFVMLPANARKRHPLVEKRLEDLSLFAETFTGNRIEWGDNKIGIITSGISYQYAKEALPEASFLKLGMVFPLPKELIRSFASRLEKLFVVEELDPFIEEQVRAMGIEATGKAAFPLCGELTPALVAKGLKGFAPPPVEEISKTLPARPPILCPGCPHRGIFSILSKLKLFVTGDIGCYTLGFLPPLSAIDTCVCMGASIGHAMGLDKALGEEALGKVVAVIGDSTFLHSGITGLLNVVYNKGAVTLIILDNRTTAMTGRQDHPGTGFTLQGEETFQVDLVKLAKALGVKHVKVVNPYQLAATERVIKREIQRPEPSVIIARAPCVLSRRERAVTGKAFFVSFESCTGCRACLRLGCPAIEWVKEEGMNAKGKKRKGRAFIDRFLCNGCTLCEQICKWGAIKESNGE